The Bubalus bubalis isolate 160015118507 breed Murrah chromosome 1, NDDB_SH_1, whole genome shotgun sequence genome includes a region encoding these proteins:
- the CRYBG3 gene encoding very large A-kinase anchor protein isoform X3, translating to MSGGRRRGGAPWHSFSRFFAPRSPSRDKEEEEEERPGTSQPPAPGRDAASVENEPMSTSQKKENILSSEAVKIPQSEDRRTQAQQLITLPTPEDSKKPNDLSSSTSEAKIGESDKQPKESFFQFLGNLFNISGKSSLGEAKQSSFKDEHDKPEKDLRNPSRHEEGGQRESAGGSLRTQVLPAEEQESSSAELSEAFSLDTTQDSEQETGDLLKQMDGKSERPLVTYATYRGPRQIKKYLKQQTVSETVNPLDRENASSDSSTSTHRGPGSEMEPGMVLLLSSASTGIPVKGQGPEGQLEDSDDNERDLNTGSHSTNNQGLANTASSRGVLNKAYPGGPETSRSSRSVTSCSSTAGDSDSRHHLSCAPGSQTDRNLGCSALLTESNSSKIPYSPDLQRTATPGTVVKRTSSVMSDGTPVQAENSAVADFSCSKSDGSDPTTLRSADLPSPNKSIRREALQLPESKCSNKQAVENSSKQPANHTSSMAFQKQAVTDTELVSAGNRSSAQDTQKNLAPAEIKQETENTSGEEPTTSSHVKAPEDRIETLHKDTDPLLLTEVKNLVRPHGKVPPFRMNQKEAASVKHTSESVVVTCLENKIAPELNIELNRNHISESLLDSESPQQAIASPDARTSPGLGYKSDFSASHPTSVSRVGMLSQVDIPILKNEGSSALVETGDVNIVGISSQSRQCQQEHVANHVEATDRKSLPAGLHSKHAPTALESKEVLPDREKCQFLRDLEASDTDITAADLSFEPASLSQDPEKAESVLSSTAASESTADKHDSSFSLETKTDSIAEMLPEADIGGQNNVPVESHSGTGKTLSLSKIPVTRTEPRDISWDEISSPLDITGVPANPALSELTSLEVEQDKIFQLVDHEEIKEKYLDASLKESCQTEVSPSASKYQGVQGTEVGARSALPACPQSDRPETSPPVHVEKVTRQVAQNCAARASMIHPPSVPCGSKKIFDFSQLSLANTSPKFQETDSTKAKSPFLGSGISLGKEAFASEDSSFLPNPSVLRTEKRASSPRKKEDAHSLRGGTHSLPSSSSNSEVSMVRSSYNPTNNFSSVKVPLDVPHEGASLTSLLDPKSSYLESETSDLTGAEVTPLQDHLGDPTGMVSLDFPTAAQFDSPLEAATRAVAGTPASVNSSSQQCSEASAEHIEARKRAHAQLLDLESDFCKKAVTLIGEAFNSVREELKSKHSVGTCQEHRAIDGIMNPGTLEEDIPEKNPSEVTLTEVQSTEHLEEQAVENIPEVQGEEKACVSPVVGENSLLFDSDKMNVCWLLEDRARELVNQIIYSAQETVANDAQGTSDSELQANTSKILSSDSVQPCDMVREFLVSEQAINRSTCEISGKVLGRFFAVSNLGSDTESIRGREIVLYQKSPFSGTRDGQSDSINLQESDTVLLAENIPLTGLDDKAKTHSFLKEDSKEKMGTECVDNHKPETEDTRTLVLNFKWPPFVNDDTHVPGTSKSSLSDTYVCLSEKSLPGYSNKSTPLAMSEVGKIHKDTEVNIGKIELIPSMLEMGKPNKKDAELNIMKYEAVPPMSEVERAHKKDAELSTSETEPTVEIIKMREAYQMDAERYIEKTEGLPATLEMENICQKDAEGDIAKTEVTPVTLEMENIYQKHAEGDVGKTGMTSVVSEMDSIYQKDIEGTAEKAESIPATLEMESIYQKDVEGKVDKTGVMSLTLEVVNVYQKDGEGITAKIEGPLLDLENTCQNDAEGVIRKTEMMPPFVLEMKEAAQKAVPASFEICKGDTKETSGGTLSTPSKREMESTFPEDSDGTIRKHRVFPTAVSSEKIPGTGLELPITQAEATSPIPEAEEAYQEGADRSGGEVEKEPTETKTGWIAGDTRLASYFRDYESPTLSKDNEGYPALAVPDFQPEGTMGRLDRKTSVTTVHKKARDLQYGDKKEEPNLAFISQEEQENSSFTILYEEPLQDEDKYTTTEVRRTHSLLIPHTAPNSMPVFACERSESRTDLVHHFEKEAKLGDAFDRDSSETFLSVEAKRYKIYPLALSPIYEDDSSQEDILSSEVSPGRHGASKSRENASQPSSVLSLLQSVSERLKMNFDEDDRQEGGEEEDEEEPLHKGSLRARRQETVTFKQPDSSLTFCSDDDQESTGVSKNSNVMSNEPTTSNLQIGLWPEKASFLQKSDLTSKLHSSLKSAYHQYLQTSKTHSSEKGARFGGIFQEPVSKYFCTQDTPGRLSPFTENVDKQTLKCNPRPGKMVIYDLHGRKYKQEIYCNIPDATSWSYPNGVLIKVVRGCWILYEKPHFQGQKCVLEEGEKVLNRDWLLQNRKHPQRNFVLGSIKRVLKDCSIPEIELCPQSDPACCPIYIQRAVPNLEELNIPKSVSFTVKSGVSS from the exons ATTCCCCAAAGTGAGGACAGAAGGACCCAGGCCCAGCAGCTGATCACTCTTCCAACACCGGAAGATTCCAAAAAGCCCAACGACCTTTCCAGTTCCACTTCAGAGGCCAAAATAGGAGAAAGTGATAAACAGCCAAAAGAAAGCTTCTTCCAGTTTCTAGGTAACTTATTCAATATCTCAGGAAAATCATCTCTTGGTGAAGCCAAGCAGTCTTCTTTCAAAGATGAACATGACAAACCTGAGAAAGACTTACGAAATCCCAGtcgtcatgaggaagggggccaAAGGGAAAGTGCTGGTGGCTCCCTGAGAACCCAGGTGCTTCCAGCAGAGGAACAGGAGTCCAGCTCAGCTGAGCTCTCAGAGGCCTTTTCTTTGGATACAACACAAGACAGTGAACAGGAAACCGGTGACTTGCTGAA ACAAATGGATGGTAAATCAGAGAGGCCTTTAGTAACATATGCAACCTACCGAGGCCCCAGACAAATTAAGAAGTATTTGAAGCAGCAGACAGTGTCGGAAACGGTgaatcccttagacagagaaAATGCAAGTTCTGACTCTAGTACAAGCACACATCGTGGCCCTGGGAGTGAGATGGAGCCTGGAATGGTGTTATTACTGTCATCAGCTAGCACAGGCATACCTGTGAAAGGACAAGGGCCTGAAGGCCAGTTAGAAGACTCTGATGATAACGAAAGAGATCTCAACACAGGAAGCCATTCAACAAACAACCAAGGACTAGCCAACACAGCTTCTTCTAGGGGTGTTTTAAACAAAGCCTATCCTGGGGGACCCGAGACAAGTAGATCATCCCGTTCTGTGACTAGCTGCAGCTCCACTGCTGGAGATTCTGACTCACGGCACCATTTGAGTTGTGCACCAGGTTCTCAGACTGACAGAAATTTGGGATGTTCAGCATTGTTGACAGAAAGTAACAGCAGCAAAATTCCTTACAGTCCAGACTTGCAGAGGACAGCAACACCAGGAACTGTGGTAAAACGAACCAGCTCCGTGATGAGTGATGGGACACCAGTGCAGGCTGAGAACTCGGCTGTTGCTGACTTCTCTTGTAGTAAATCTGATGGGAGTGACCCTACCACACTTAGAAGTGCAGATTTGCCAAGTCCAAATAAATCAATTAGGCGTGAAGCTCTGCAGTTGCCAGAGAGTAAGTGTTCTAACAAGCAAGCAGTAGAGAACTCATCAAAGCAGCCTGCCAATCACACCAGCTCCATGGCTTTCCAGAAACAAGCCGTAACAGACACAGAACTTGTAAGTGCTGGAAACAGATCATCTGCCCAAGACACACAGAAAAATTTGGCTCCTGCAGAAATCaagcaagaaacagaaaatacatcAGGTGAGGAACCCACTACTTCAAGTCATGTCAAAGCTCCAGAAGATAGAATTGAGACACTACACAAAGATACTGACCCACTATTACTAACAGAAGTCAAAAACCTTGTTAGGCCACATGGCAAAGTGCCTCCCTTTAGGATGAATCAAAAGGAAGCTGCCTCTGTAAAACACACCAGTGAATCAGTAGTTGTAACatgcttagaaaataaaatagcccCTGAACTGAATATTGAACTTAATAGAAATCACATTTCAGAATCCCTTCTTGACTCTGAGAGTCCTCAACAAGCCATAGCATCACCTGATGCCAGGACATCCCCCGGCCTTGGCTATAAGTCAGATTTCAGTGCTTCACACCCTACCTCTGTTTCCAGAGTGGGCATGCTGAGCCAGGTGGATATCCCTATTTTAAAGAATGAAGGTTCTTCTGCGCTTGTTGAAACTGGAGATGTCAACATTGTTGGTATCTCCAGTCAGTCTCGTCAGTGTCAACAAGAACATGTGGCAAATCATGTGGAGGCCACGGACAGGAAGAGTCTCCCTGCAGGCCTTCACTCTAAGCATGCACCTACAGCTCTTGAATCCAAGGAAGTTCTTCCTGACAGGGAGAAATGCCAGTTTCTACGAGATCTTGAAGCCAGTGACACCGACATAACTGCAGCGGACTTGAGCTTTGAGCCTGCAAGCTTATCTCAAGACCCTGAGAAAGCAGAGTCGGTGCTATCAAGCACCGCAGCAAGTGAGAGCACTGCAGACAAGCAtgattcttctttctccttggaaACCAAAACTGATAGCATTGCAGAAATGTTACCAGAAGCTGACATTGGTGGTCAGAACAATGTTCCTGTTGAGTCACATTCTGGAACAGGAAAAACTCTAAGTCTCTCCAAGATACCTGTTACCCGAACAGAGCCCAGAGACATTTCTTGGGATGAAATTTCTTCTCCACTTGACATCACAGGTGTGCCAGCAAATCCTGCTTTATCAGAATTGACTTCCCTAGAAGTTGAACAGGACAAAATTTTTCAGTTAGTGGATCATGaggaaattaaagagaaataCTTAGATGCCAGCCTTAAAGAGAGTTGCCAAACTGAGGTTTCCCCTTCTGCCTCCAAATATCAAGGTGTACAGGGAACAGAGGTGGGAGCCCGCAGTGCTCTACCTGCTTGTCCCCAGAGTGATAGACCTGAGACTTCACCTCCTGTTCATGTTGAGAAAGTTACTAGGCAAGTGGCACAGAATTGTGCAGCCAGGGCTTCTATGATCCATCCACCTTCAGTTCCTTGTGGGAGCAAAAAGATTTTTGATTTTTCACAACTCAGCTTAGCTAATACTTCCCCCAAATTCCAAGAAACTGACAGCACAAAAGCCAAGTCACCTTTTCTGGGTTCTGGTATCAGTTTGGGAAAAGAGGCTTTTGCATCTGAGGATTCAAGTTTCCTTCCTAATCCTTCTGTGCtaagaacagaaaagagagcCTCATCTCCCAGAAAGAAAGAGGATGCCCATTCCCTAAGAGGTGGTACTCACagcctgccttcctcctccagtAACTCTGAAGTTAGCATGGTTAGAAGTTCATATAACCCCACAAATAATTTTAGTTCTGTAAAAGTTCCCTTAGATGTCCCACATGAAGGTGCCTCCTTAACTAGCCTGTTGGACCCTAAAAGCTCTTATTTGGAATCAGAAACATCTGACCTCACAGGGGCAGAAGTCACCCCACTTCAGGACCATTTGGGAGATCCTACTGGGatggtatctcttgatttcccaACTGCTGCCCAatttgacagtcccttggaagCAGCGACTAGAGCAGTTGCTGGGACCCCAGCGTCAGTTAACAGCTCAAGCCAGCAGTGTTCTGAGGCCTCTGCTGAGCACATAGAAGCAAGGAAGAGAGCACATGCCCAACTTTTGGACCTCGAGAGTGATTTCTGTAAAAAGGCTGTTACATTGATTGGGGAGGCCTTTAATTCTGTCAGGGAAGAGCTAAAATCCAAACACTCAGTCGGTACCTGCCAGGAACATAGAGCCATAGACGGCATAATGAATCCAGGTACCCTGGAAGAAGACATCCCTGAGAAAAACCCATCAGAAGTGACACTGACAGAGGTCCAGTCCACAGAGCATTTGGAAGAGCAGGCTGTGGAAAACATACCTGAAGTCCAAGGGGAAGAAAAGGCCTGTGTTTCACCTGTGGTTGGTGAGAACAGTCTCCTTTTTGATTCTGATAAAATGAATGTATGTTGGTTGTTAGAGGACCGAGCTAGGGAATTAGTCAATCAGATTATTTATTCAGCCCAAGAAACGGTAGCAAATGATGCTCAGGGTACCTCGGATTCTGAACTTCAGGCTAATACTTCAAAAATTCTGAGTAGTGATAGTGTTCAGCCATGTGATATGGTAAGAGAGTTCTTGGTGTCAGAACAGGCCATAAATCGAAGCACATGTGAAATCAGTGGGAAAGTTTTAGGTAGATTCTTTGCTGTAAGTAACTTAGGTAGTGACACCGAGTCAATAAGAGGAAGAGAAATTGTTCTCTACCAAAAATCCCCCTTTTCAGGAACTAGAGATGGGCAGTCTGATAGTATAAATTTGCAGGAATCAGATACTGTTTTACTAGCTGAAAACATACCCCTTACAGGGTTAGATGATAAGGCAAAAACACACTCGTTCCTCAAGGAGGACTCTAAAGAGAAAATGGGGACAGAGTGTGTTGATAATCACAAACCTGAGACAGAGGATACAAGAACTCTTGTATTAAATTTCAAATGGCCTCCATTTGTGAATGATGACACTCATGTACCTGGGACATCTAAAAGCAGCTTGTCTGATACTTATGTATGTTTATCTGAAAAAAGCTTGCCAGGATACAGTAACAAAAGCACACCCCTTGCAATGTCAGAAGTAGGGAAAATACACAAGGACACTGAAGTAAATATTGGAAAAATTGAGCTTATACCTTCCATGTTAGAAATGGGAAAACCAAATAAGAAGGACGCTGAGTTGAATATTATGAAATATGAGGCAGTCCCCCCAATGTCAGAAGTGGAAAGAGCACATAAAAAGGATGCCGAATTGAGTACCTCAGAAACTGAACCAACAgttgaaattattaaaatgcGAGAAGCATACCAAATGGATGCTGAGAGGTATATTGAAAAAACTGAGGGATTGCCTGCCActttagaaatggaaaatatttgccaaaaggATGCTGAAGGGGATATTGCAAAGACCGAGGTGACACCTGTTacattagaaatggaaaatatttaccaaaagcATGCTGAGGGGGATGTTGGTAAGACGGGAATGACATCAGTTGTGTCAGAAATGGACAGTATCTACCAAAAAGATATTGAGGGGACTGCTGAAAAGGCTGAGTCAATACCTGCCACACTAGAAATGGAAAGTATTTACCAAAAAGATGTTGAAGGAAAGGTGGACAAAACTGGGGTGATGTCCCTTACATTAGAAGTGGTAAATGTCTACCAAAAAGATGGTGAGGGGATCACTGCAAAGATTGAAGGACCCTTATTAGACTTGGAAAACACTTGCCAAAATGATGCTGAAGGGGTTATTAGGAAAACTGAAATGATGCCTCCTTTTGTgttagaaatgaaagaagcagCCCAGAAGGCAGTACCTGCTTCCTTCGAAATATGTAAGGGAGATACGAAGGAGACAAGTGGGGGAACTTTGTCCACACCCTctaagagagaaatggaaagcaCATTCCCAGAAGATTCTGATGGGACCATCAGGAAACACAGAGTGTTTCCCACAGCAGTCAGCTCTGAGAAAATACCTGGAACAGGTCTGGAGTTGCCCATTACACAGGCAGAGGCCACATCTCCCATACCTGAGGCTGAAGAAGCATACCAAGAGGGTGCTGACAGGAGTGGTGGAGAAGTGGAGAAAGAGCCTACGGAAACAAAGACAGGCTGGATAGCGGGTGACACTAGACTCGCCTCGTACTTCAGGGATTATGAATCGCCTACCTTAAGTAAGGATAATGAAGGCTACCCAGCCTTAGCAGTGCCGGACTTTCAACCTGAGGGTACCATGGGAAGGCtggacagaaaaacatctgttacTACAGTACATAAGAAAGCAAGAGACCTACAGTATGGAGACAAAAAGGAAGAACCTAACTTAGCCTTCATTTCTCAGGAGGAGCAAGAAAACTCTTCCTTTACTATACTGTATGAAGAGCCCCTCCAAGATGAGGACAAGTACACTACCACCGAGGTAAGACGAACACATTCCCTCCTGATTCCTCACACAGCTCCCAACAGCATGCCTGTCTTCGCCTGTGAAAGGTCTGAAAGTAGAACTGACCTCGTCCATCATTTTGAAAAGGAAGCCAAATTAGGTGATGCATTTGATAGAGACAGTTCAGAAACATTCTTATCGGTAGAGGCCAAAAGGTACAAGATCTATCCCTTGGCTTTGTCTCCCATTTACGAGGACGACAGCTCTCAGGAGGACATTCTGTCCAGCGAGGTCTCACCTGGTCGTCATGGTGCCTCGAAATCAAGAGAGAATGCAAGCCAGCCCTCTTCTGTGTTATCGCTTCTCCAGTCAGTATCAGAGCGTTTAAAGATGAATTTTGATGAAGATGACAGACAGGAGGGTGGagaagaggaagatgaggaagagCCACTGCATAAAGGAAGTCTGAGAGCTCGAAGGCAGGAAACTGTTACCTTCAAGCAGCCGGATTCTTCTCTTACATTTTGCTCTGATGATGACCAGGAAAGTACTGGAGTCTCTAAGAATTCTAATGTGATGTCAAATGAGCCTACGACCTCTAATCTGCAGATTGGTCTGTGGCCAGAAAAGGCCTCATTTCTACAAAAATCTGACCTTACTTCCAAACTACATTCTTCTCTAAAGAGTGCTTATCATCAGTATTTGCAGACCTCTAAAACCCATTCCTCAGAAAAAGGAGCCAGATTTGGTGGAATTTTTCAGGAACCAGTGTCAAAGTATTTCTGCACTCAAGACACCCCTGGCCGATTAAGCCCATTCACAGAG AATGTTGACAAACAAACTCTGAAATGTAACCCAAGACCTGGAAAG ATGGTTATCTATGATCTccatggaagaaaatataaacaagagaTCTACTGTAATATTCCTGATGCTACATCTTGGTCTTATCCGAATGGGGTACTGATAAAAGTTGTAAGGGGCTG CTGGATTTTATATGAGAAACCACATTTCCAAGGTCAGAAATGTGTTctggaagaaggagaaaaggtgttAAATCGTGACTGGCTTCTTCAGAACAGAAAGCATCCACAAAGAAACTTTGTGTTGGGCTCTATCAAACGTGTCTTAAAG